The following coding sequences lie in one Pan paniscus chromosome X, NHGRI_mPanPan1-v2.0_pri, whole genome shotgun sequence genomic window:
- the MAGEB6 gene encoding melanoma-associated antigen B6, giving the protein MPRGHKSKLHTCEKRQETNGQPQGLTGPQATAEKQEESHSSSSSSRACLGDCRRSSGASIPQESQGVSPTGSPDAVASYSKSDVAANGQDEKSPSTSRDASVPQESQGASPTGSLDAGVSGSKYDVAAEGEDEESVNASEKAIIFKRLSKDAVKKKACKLVQFLQKKFEKKESILKADMLKRVRREYEPYFPQILNRTSEHLVVAFGVELKEMDSSGESYTLVSKLGLSSEGSLSGDNALPKSGLLMSLLVVIFMNGNCATEEEVWEFLGLLGIYDGILHSIYGDARKIITEDLVQDKYVVYQQVYNSDPPCYEFLWGPRAYAETTKMKVLRVLAEGSNTSPGLYPHLYEEALIDEVERALRLRA; this is encoded by the coding sequence ATGCCTCGGGGTCACAAGAGTAAGCTCCATACCTGTGAGAAACGCCAAGAGACCAATGGTCAGCCGCAGGGTCTCACGGGTCCCCAGGCCACTGCAGAGAAGCAGGAAGAGTCCCACTCTTCCTCATCCTCTTCTCGCGCTTGTCTGGGTGATTGTCGTAGGTCTTCTGGTGCCTCCATTCCTCAGGAGTCTCAGGGAGTGTCACCCACTGGGTCTCCTGATGCAGTTGCTTCATATTCAAAATCCGATGTGGCTGCCAACGGCCAAGATGAGAAAAGTCCAAGCACCTCCCGTGATGCCTCCGTTCCTCAGGAGTCTCAGGGAGCTTCACCCACTGGCTCTCTTGATGCAGGTGTTTCAGGCTCAAAATATGATGTGGCTGCCGAGGGTGAAGATGAGGAAAGTGTAAACGCCTCAGAGAAAGCCATCATTTTTAAGCGCTTAAGCAAAGATGCTGTAAAGAAGAAGGCGTGCAAGTTGGTGCAATTCCTGCAGAAGAAGTTTGAGAAGAAAGAGTCCATTTTGAAGGCAGACATGCTGAAGCGTGTCCGCAGAGAGTACGAGCCCTACTTCCCTCAGATCCTCAACAGAACCTCCGAACATTTGGTGGTGGCCTTTGGTGttgaattgaaagaaatggattCCAGCGGCGAGTCCTACACCCTTGTCAGCAAGCTGGGTCTCTCCAGTGAAGGAAGTCTGAGTGGTGATAATGCGCTGCCGAAGTCGGGTCTCCTGATGTCGCTCCTGGTTGTGATCTTCATGAACGGCAACTGTGCCACTGAAGAGGAGGTCTGGGAGTTCCTGGGTCTGTTGGGGATATATGATGGGATCCTGCATTCAATCTATGGGGATGCTCGGAAGATCATTACTGAAGATTTGGTGCAAGATAAGTACGTGGTTTACCAGCAGGTGTACAACAGTGATCCTCCATGCTATGAGTTCCTGTGGGGTCCACGAGCCTATGCTGAAACCACCAAGATGAAAGTCCTGCGTGTTTTGGCCGAGGGCAGTAACACCAGCCCCGGTTTATACCCACATCTGTATGAAGAGGCTTTGATAGATGAGGTAGAGAGAGCATTGAGACTGAGAGCTTAA